The following DNA comes from Micromonospora chokoriensis.
GGGCGTCGCCGCATCCGCCGCGTCGGCGGCGGCCCGTCGGCTCTCGGGCGGTCCGGCTGTGCCGACGGTCGAGTCGACGTCGGTCGGGCTTTGGGCGGTCAGTCCCGGGCTGGCCGGCGCAGGACCAGCCGGGGTGATGTGTGCAGCGGTGTCCGGGTCAGCGGTGGCCGGGGCGGTGGGGCCGGCGGCGAGGAACGCCTCGGCCCAGCGGCCCACCTCGTCGAAGACCTTCTTCCGTACGGCGGGGCCGGAGAGGGTGAGGTCGTGCAGCCCGCCGTCGAAGCGGGCGAGGGTGACGTGGCGGCCGAGGCGCGGCGCGTACCGGACCATGTGTTCGACGTCGAGCACGGCGTCGGCCAGGGTCGCGTTGTCGTGCCAGCGGGTGCCCCGGAAGGAGCGGGTCGAGCAGGCCAGCAGCACCGGCACCTGGATGTCCAGTCCGGCGCGCAGGCGGCGTTGACCGGTGCGGATCGCGTTCAGCCAGCCGGCCCGGACCGGGAACCCCGCGAGGGGCTTCCACGCCAGGTCATAGGTCCACTCGCCGCGGTGGTCGGCGTGGAGGCTCTCGCCGTACACCGTGCCGAGCCCGAACGGAAGGATGCGGTGCGGCGCCCTGCGGCCCAGCCGGGCGACGGCGGCCGCGAGGGGTCGGCGGACCGCCCAGGGTGCGTTCAGGTCGAAGAAGGGGCTGTTGAGCACCAGGCCGTCGACGGTGCCGGAGTCGCGGCGGGCGTCCGCCCAGAGCGAGAGGATCAGGCCGCCGGTGGAGTGGCCCATCGCCAACAGGGTGTCGTGGCCGTCGTCCTTGCGGATGATCTCGGCGGCGGCGTCCAGCTCGGGGAAGTAGTCGCTGATGTCGCGGCAGAAGTTCGGAGTCTGTCCCGGGAGCAGACTGCGGCCGTACTTGCGCAGGTCGAGCGCGTAGAAATCCCAGCCGCGTTCGGCGAAGAAGTCAGCCAGGTGGGTCTGGAAGAAGTAGTCGACGAACCCGTGCACGTAGAGCACGGCCCGTCCGGTGGGGCGTTCGGCCCGCCGCCGGACCACTGTCGCGACGACCGGGCCCTCGTCGTCGGTGCCCAGGTCGATCGTCTGCCGCTCGTACGGCGGCCCCAACACGTCCGGTTCCACGAACGCGACGCTACGCCGCCAACCTACCCAGCGGTAGCCCTCGCACCAGCCGCCCCCTGCCCGGTCGCCAGCCGTCCCCTGCCCGGTCGCCCGCCGCCCCCTGCCCGGTCGCCAGCCGTCCCCTGCCCGGTCGCCCGCCGCCCCCTGCCCGGTCGCCCGCCGTCCCCTGCCCGGTCGCCCGCCGCCCCCTGCCCGGTCGATCATGGAGTTGTGGTGGCCCCAAAAAAGGGTGATTGCGGATGTAGTGCCCACCACAAGTCCATGATCGACCCGGAGGGGTGAAGGTCAGACTGTTTCCGCGTCGGCGCGGCTCGGGTCGGCGGCGGGGATCTGCTCCTCGTCGTCGGCCGGGTTCAGCTCACTCTGCGGCTGCGGGATGTCGCGCAGGTGCTTGTTGTGCCGGGGTTCCTGCCGGGTCTTCGCGTCGTTGAGCCGGCGGCGCAGGTCGTCGCGGACGTCGTTGAGCGCGGCGTGCAGGTCCTCCTCGGCGGAGGTGGTGACGATCTTCTGTCGGCCGGCGATCCAGCACTCCAGGGTGACCTTCTGGCCACGGACCTCCCGGTCCTTGACCGACACCTCCAGCTCGGTGGCGTCAGCGTGGAAACTGGCCAGCCGGGCGTCGAGGGTGACGAACTGCTCGGCGATCCAGTTGCGGTCGCCCTGCGAGAACCCGGCACCCACCCGCAGGCACTCGGCCACGGTGGCGGGGTTGGCCACGGCGCTCATCGCCGCGCCTCGGAAGCGTTCGCGGAGCCGATGGTAGTGATCATCATGGCGCTGACCTCTCGTCGACGTGGAGCTGTCGGTGGTGCGTTGATCAAATCCATACCCAGATCGGGCAGTCCCGGAAACCGCCGACGCTCAGTCGAGCGAAGTCGGCCGTACCACATCCGGCCATGATCAGGGCTTTGTCCACAGGTGGGTTCGTTGTCCACAGGTCGCGGATGTGCGCTGGCGGTGGCCGTCCCGAGCGCACAGGCTCGGTGTCGAGTCGACTCGCGCTGGCAGGCCCCGATCCCCCTGGAGGGACGATGTTCGACACCTATGTAACTATCGTCGGTAATGTGCTGACCGTGCCCGAATGGCGGCGCACGACCCAGAGCAACACCCTGGTGGCCAACTTCAAGGTCGCCTCGACCGCCCGACGGCTCGACCGCGACACCGGCCGGTGGGTCGACGGCAATTCGCTGCGCGTCCGCGTCAACTGCTGGCGCAGACTCGCCGAAGGGGTGGCCGCCTCGGTCATGGTCGGCGATCCGGTGGTGGTCTGCGGCCGGCTCTACACCCGCGACTGGACCGACGACGCCGGCAATCACCGCACGCTCTACGAATTGGAGGCGGTCGCCGTCGGCCACGACCTGTCCCGGGGCCGCGCCCGGTTCCTGCGCAACCGGGCCAGCGTCACGACCAGCACCGTGGACGACGCGGAGGCCGAGAGCCGGGTGCACGGCGAACCGACCGAGCCGGTTCCGGCCGAGCAGGCACCCGTGCTGCCCGACGACCGTGCGCTGGACGACGAGTTCGAGCTTCCCGACTACGTCGCGGTGCGCACCAGCCCGTTCCTCGACGCCGATGTCGCCGTGACCAGCGGCCAGATCGGGCAGGCCAGCATCCCGCCGGACCTCGACGACGAGTTCGCCCCTGCGCCAGGAGAGGACGACGACCACACCGACGACGACTCGGACGACGAGCTGGGCTCGGCGCCCGACGAGGGCCAGCTGGAGCAGACGCCGACCGGTCGGGGGCGGCGTGGCCGAGGTCGGGTGCCGCAGCCGGCCTGACCGGCTGGCGGCGGGCGGCACGACGGGGGCGGGGTGGCGGCGCGATCGGCGTCGTCACCCCGCGTGGCGGCAGCCGCGAGGCTGATCCGGCGTCGTCACCCCGCGTGGCGGCAGCCGGGGAGCTGAGCCGGCTTTCGGCGCGGCACGGGCCGCTCAGGGTGGTGAAGCACCGCGGGCCGGGCTGGTTCACGGAGTGCTCGTCTAGGCTGGCCGGCCGGAGGTGGTGCGGGTGCGACGGACAGCGCCGGTGGCGAACGCGGTGGGGCTGGTGGCCGGCTACG
Coding sequences within:
- a CDS encoding HPF/RaiA family ribosome-associated protein; this translates as MSAVANPATVAECLRVGAGFSQGDRNWIAEQFVTLDARLASFHADATELEVSVKDREVRGQKVTLECWIAGRQKIVTTSAEEDLHAALNDVRDDLRRRLNDAKTRQEPRHNKHLRDIPQPQSELNPADDEEQIPAADPSRADAETV
- a CDS encoding alpha/beta hydrolase → MEPDVLGPPYERQTIDLGTDDEGPVVATVVRRRAERPTGRAVLYVHGFVDYFFQTHLADFFAERGWDFYALDLRKYGRSLLPGQTPNFCRDISDYFPELDAAAEIIRKDDGHDTLLAMGHSTGGLILSLWADARRDSGTVDGLVLNSPFFDLNAPWAVRRPLAAAVARLGRRAPHRILPFGLGTVYGESLHADHRGEWTYDLAWKPLAGFPVRAGWLNAIRTGQRRLRAGLDIQVPVLLACSTRSFRGTRWHDNATLADAVLDVEHMVRYAPRLGRHVTLARFDGGLHDLTLSGPAVRKKVFDEVGRWAEAFLAAGPTAPATADPDTAAHITPAGPAPASPGLTAQSPTDVDSTVGTAGPPESRRAAADAADAATPGG
- a CDS encoding single-stranded DNA-binding protein produces the protein MFDTYVTIVGNVLTVPEWRRTTQSNTLVANFKVASTARRLDRDTGRWVDGNSLRVRVNCWRRLAEGVAASVMVGDPVVVCGRLYTRDWTDDAGNHRTLYELEAVAVGHDLSRGRARFLRNRASVTTSTVDDAEAESRVHGEPTEPVPAEQAPVLPDDRALDDEFELPDYVAVRTSPFLDADVAVTSGQIGQASIPPDLDDEFAPAPGEDDDHTDDDSDDELGSAPDEGQLEQTPTGRGRRGRGRVPQPA